One part of the Bos taurus isolate L1 Dominette 01449 registration number 42190680 breed Hereford unplaced genomic scaffold, ARS-UCD2.0 Leftover_ScbfJmS_1578, whole genome shotgun sequence genome encodes these proteins:
- the LOC790255 gene encoding leukocyte immunoglobulin-like receptor subfamily B member 3 isoform X2 codes for MAPVLPTLLCLGLSVGLRTQVQAGTLPKPIIWAEPGSVVPWGSPVTIWCRGTLGAQEFHLDKEGSLILWVRQNSLEPRDKARFSILHMGQDHAGSYRCYHSTRTGWSERSDPLQLVVTGSYSKPSLSALPSPVVMSGGNVTLQCGPSQGFNRFLLTKEGEDKSSWTLDGEQRTDGQTQALLPVGPVTPGHRWMFKCYSFYRHNPRVWSAPSDPLELLVPGLSGKPSLLTPQGPVVTSGQNLTLQCRSDVSYARFVLSKEGQDLPQRPAQRPQVGLAQADFPLGPVGTVHGGRYRCYGGHGLSSEWSAPSEPLELLVAGEETAGRLRDRPSLSVRPGPSVAPGETVTLLCQSGERTDTFLLSKEGAAHRPLRLRSQDQDGRYQAEFSLSPVTSAHGGTYRCYGSLSTDPYLLSQPSEPLALVVSGLTWYLSVLIGVSVTFVLLLLVLLFLFLRHRGQDRHRKLGAADPGPEDRGPQSSSSPATGTQDQAIYAAVSDTHSEVGLQLDHRAATSEAPQDVTYAQVNHSTVRRGTTTPLAPPSGEPPAEPSEYATLAIR; via the exons ATGGCCCCTGTGCTCCCCACCCTGCTCTGCCTTG GGCTGAGTGTGGGCCTGAGGACCCAGGTGCAGGCCG GGACCCTCCCCAAACCCATCATCTGGGCTGAGCCGGGCTCTGTGGTCCCCTGGGGGAGCCCCGTGACCATCTGGTGTCGGGGGACCCTGGGGGCCCAGGAGTTCCATCTGGATAAAGAGGGAAGCCTGATTCTCTGGGTCAGACAGAATTCCCTGGAGCCCCGGGACAAGGCCAGGTTCTCCATCCTACACATGGGACAGGACCACGCAGGGAGCTATCGGTGCTACCACAGCACCCGCACTGGCTGGTCAGAGCGCAGTGACCCCCTGCAGCTGGTGGTGACAG GATCCTACAGCAAACCCAGCCTCTCAGCCCTACCGAGCCCTGTGGTGATGTCGGGAGGGAACGTGACCCTCCAGTGTGGCCCCAGTCAGGGATTTAACAGATTCCTTCTGACTAAGGAAGGAGAAGACAAGTCCTCTTGGACCCTGGATGGAGAGCAACGAACTGACGGGCAGACCCAGGCCCTGCTCCCCGTGGGCCCTGTGACCCCCGGGCACAGGTGGATGTTCAAATGCTACAGCTTTTACAGGCACAACCCCCGGGTGTGGTCAGCCCCCAGCGACCCCCTGGAGCTCCTGGTCCCAG GGctgtctgggaagccctctctcctGACCCCACAGGGCCCTGTGGTCACCTCTGGACAGAACCTGACCCTCCAGTGTCGCTCTGATGTCAGCTATGCCAGATTTGTTCTGTCGAAGGAGGGGCAGGACCTCCCCCAGCGCCCTGCCCAGAGGCCCCAGGTGGGGCTCGCTCAGGCCGACTTCCCCCTGGGCCCGGTGGGCACCGTCCACGGGGGCCGGTACAGATGCTACGGTGGACATGGCCTCTCCTCTGAGTGGTCAGCCCCCAGTGAGCCCCTGGAGCTGCTGGTGGCAGGAGAGGAGACAGCGG GACGGCTCAGAGACAGACCCTCCCTCTCGGTGAGACCAGGGCCCTCGGTGGCTCCGGGGGAGACCGTGACCCTGCTGTGTCAGTCAGGAGAGAGGACGGACACCTTCCTTCTGTCCAAGGAGGGGGCAGCCCATCGCCCCCTGCGTCTGCGCTCCCAGGACCAAGACGGGCGGTACCAGGCCGAGTTCTCCTTGAGCCCTGTGACCTCAGCCCACGGGGGCACCTACAGGTGCTACGGCTCACTCAGCACAGACCCCTACCTGCTGTCACAGCCCAGTGAGCCCCTGGCGCTCGTGGTCTCAG GCCTCACGTGGTACCTGAGTGTCCTCATCGGGGTCTCGGTGACCTTCGTCCTGCTGCTCctcgtcctcctcttcctcttcctccgaCACCGGGGTCAGGACAGACACAGGAAGTTGG GGGCGGCAGACCCAGGGCCTGAGGACAGGGGCCCGCAGAGCAG CTCCAGCCCAGCCACAGGCACCCAGGACCAGGCCATCT ATGCTGCCGTGAGCGACACACACTCTGAGGTGGGGCTACAGCTGGACCATCGG